From Verrucomicrobiota bacterium JB022, one genomic window encodes:
- a CDS encoding diacylglycerol kinase family protein has product MPEKRLQIILNRRSGTLIQMDADAVSTHIQQAFEEKGWVVEAKLVEGPDLVPALDQAVEGPADTILVGGGDGTIATAVEKLRGTDKTLAILPLGTMNLLAKDLDLPDDWKEAVETLLQGEVREIDIAMVNGQPFTCMSVLGVYPRISESRESLRGQGFFLKWLRVFGAGIRILATYPLLRVKITTAEGETHELRTRLLMISNNQYEPGVIGQLPRRRALDEGKLGIYVYDNPGRWQMLYVTAALLLGWWDKVPDLRAYASSEVTIQPRRKRKIRTMTDGEILKLRAPLKYSIEARGLRMLTSPQMDAETSCPELKAEEA; this is encoded by the coding sequence ATGCCTGAGAAGCGCCTCCAGATTATTCTCAACCGCCGGTCTGGCACCTTGATCCAGATGGATGCCGATGCGGTTTCCACTCACATCCAGCAAGCCTTTGAAGAAAAGGGGTGGGTGGTGGAGGCCAAGCTGGTGGAGGGGCCGGATCTGGTGCCCGCGCTCGATCAAGCGGTCGAAGGCCCGGCTGATACGATCCTTGTCGGCGGCGGCGACGGCACCATTGCCACCGCCGTGGAAAAGCTGCGGGGGACCGACAAGACGCTGGCAATCCTGCCCTTGGGCACCATGAACCTGCTGGCCAAGGACCTTGACCTGCCCGACGACTGGAAGGAGGCGGTGGAAACCCTGCTGCAAGGCGAGGTGCGCGAAATCGACATCGCGATGGTCAACGGCCAGCCCTTTACCTGCATGTCCGTCCTTGGCGTCTATCCTCGCATCTCGGAGAGTCGGGAATCCTTGCGCGGGCAGGGCTTCTTTCTTAAATGGCTGCGCGTTTTCGGAGCCGGCATCCGGATCCTCGCGACTTATCCGCTCCTGCGGGTCAAAATTACCACGGCAGAGGGCGAAACGCACGAATTGCGGACTCGCTTGCTGATGATTTCCAATAATCAATACGAGCCCGGTGTGATCGGGCAGTTGCCTCGTCGCCGCGCACTGGATGAGGGCAAGCTCGGCATTTATGTTTACGACAATCCGGGGCGCTGGCAGATGCTTTACGTGACGGCCGCCTTGCTGCTCGGCTGGTGGGACAAGGTGCCCGACCTTCGGGCCTATGCCAGTAGCGAAGTCACGATCCAGCCTCGCCGCAAACGCAAGATCCGCACCATGACCGACGGGGAGATCCTGAAGTTACGCGCGCCCCTGAAATACTCGATCGAAGCTCGCGGCCTACGCATGCTTACCTCGCCTCAAATGGATGCAGAGACTTCCTGCCCAGAGCTGAAAGCGGAGGAAGCCTAA
- a CDS encoding DUF892 family protein, translated as MTDTTTRLTEWLKDAYGMEKGWIDTLERQAKRLENYPFFAEKTNDQVEASKRSADRLAQALQDMGEKPESAFSGVSSLAGKFQSMMTTTASDEAVKYVLSNFGFVHFAIASYVSLLATADRFKHEKLKAVIEQNLSEKREFADFLADNVPAVTLRFLEREHADAKAKR; from the coding sequence ATGACCGATACAACCACACGACTCACCGAATGGCTGAAAGATGCCTATGGCATGGAAAAGGGCTGGATCGATACGCTCGAGCGCCAGGCCAAGCGCCTTGAAAACTACCCCTTCTTTGCCGAGAAGACGAATGACCAGGTCGAAGCCTCGAAGCGCTCGGCCGACCGCCTCGCTCAGGCGCTGCAGGACATGGGCGAAAAGCCGGAAAGTGCCTTCTCTGGCGTCAGCTCGCTCGCGGGCAAGTTCCAGTCGATGATGACGACGACCGCCAGCGATGAAGCCGTCAAATACGTGCTCTCCAACTTTGGCTTTGTCCATTTTGCCATTGCTTCCTACGTCTCGCTGCTCGCAACCGCCGACCGCTTCAAGCACGAGAAACTGAAGGCAGTGATCGAGCAAAACCTCTCCGAAAAACGCGAGTTCGCGGACTTCCTGGCCGACAACGTCCCGGCAGTCACCCTGCGCTTTCTGGAGCGTGAACATGCCGACGCCAAGGCCAAGCGCTAA
- a CDS encoding ACT domain-containing protein: MAVALVLTILGPDRAGLVEELAALITSCDGNWLDSRMSHLGGQFAGILRITVAPGRQPELEDGFARLRKAGLQISVQPDEADTAPVMRKSFKIELTGQDHPGIVRDLTQVLAQHEGNIEELSTWTESAPWSGDTLFCAHVEARVPSELPSAELREALEGIASDLMVDIKVGTPAPTSA, translated from the coding sequence ATGGCAGTGGCGCTTGTATTAACAATCCTTGGACCCGACCGGGCAGGCCTGGTGGAAGAACTGGCCGCCTTGATCACCTCCTGCGACGGCAACTGGCTCGACAGCCGCATGAGCCACCTTGGTGGCCAGTTTGCAGGCATCCTGCGCATCACCGTGGCGCCGGGACGCCAGCCTGAGCTTGAAGACGGGTTTGCACGGCTACGCAAGGCCGGGCTGCAGATCTCCGTGCAGCCCGATGAAGCCGATACCGCCCCCGTGATGCGGAAGAGCTTCAAGATTGAGCTGACGGGGCAAGACCACCCGGGCATTGTCCGCGATTTGACCCAGGTGCTAGCCCAGCACGAGGGCAACATCGAAGAACTCTCGACCTGGACGGAAAGTGCCCCTTGGTCGGGCGATACGCTGTTTTGCGCCCACGTGGAAGCGCGCGTGCCGTCGGAGCTGCCGTCGGCCGAGCTGCGGGAAGCCCTCGAAGGCATTGCCTCCGATCTGATGGTGGACATCAAGGTAGGCACGCCGGCGCCCACCTCGGCCTAA
- a CDS encoding glutamine--tRNA ligase/YqeY domain fusion protein, with the protein MADEDKKPSNFIRDIIAEDLASGKHQATQTRFPPEPNGYLHIGHAKAITIDFGLAREFGGKVNLRFDDTNPVKEETEFVDAIKEDIAWLGWTWDRECYASDYFEQLFAWACDLIKRGLAYVDDQTGEEIRASRGNLTEAGKPSPYRDRSPEENLDLFQRMRAGEFPDGSRVLRAKIDMASPNMNLRDPVMYRIIRQHHHRTGDTWCIYPTYDYTHGQSDSLEEVTHSLCSLEFEDHRPLYNWFIEQLGIFPSRQIEFARLNLTRTIVTKRKLRQLIEENHVNGWDDPRMPTLRGMRRRGYTPESIKEFMARVGVTKYNSRTEFALLEHCLRQDLENRAPRRMAVLDPVKVTITNFPEGETEWYEGPNHPGDESFGTRKVPLTREIYIDRDDFMEDPPKKYFRLAPGQEVRLRYACYITCTKVIKDADGNIVELEAEFDPESRGGSTPDNRKVKGTIHWVSATENVPFECRLYDHLFLSDDPEDLEEGKTFLDNLNPDSLQVIQCYGEPELAKHGMGDIVQFERKGYYCVDLDSTPDKWVWNRTVSLKDSWSKKG; encoded by the coding sequence ATGGCCGACGAAGACAAAAAGCCCAGTAACTTTATCCGCGATATCATCGCCGAAGACCTCGCGAGCGGCAAGCACCAGGCGACCCAGACCCGGTTCCCGCCCGAGCCCAACGGCTATTTGCACATCGGCCACGCCAAGGCCATCACGATCGACTTTGGTCTTGCGCGCGAGTTTGGCGGCAAGGTCAACCTGCGTTTCGACGACACCAACCCGGTGAAGGAAGAGACGGAGTTTGTCGACGCGATCAAGGAAGACATCGCCTGGCTCGGCTGGACGTGGGACCGCGAGTGCTACGCCTCCGATTACTTTGAGCAGCTCTTCGCGTGGGCCTGTGACTTGATCAAGCGCGGCCTCGCTTATGTGGACGACCAGACGGGTGAGGAAATCCGCGCCAGCCGGGGCAACCTGACCGAGGCGGGCAAGCCGAGCCCCTATCGTGACCGCTCGCCGGAGGAAAACCTCGACTTGTTCCAGCGCATGCGCGCGGGCGAGTTCCCGGACGGCAGCCGCGTCTTGCGCGCCAAGATCGACATGGCGAGCCCCAACATGAACCTGCGCGACCCGGTGATGTACCGCATCATCCGCCAGCATCACCACCGCACGGGCGACACCTGGTGCATCTACCCGACCTACGACTACACGCACGGGCAGAGCGATTCGCTGGAAGAAGTCACACACAGCCTTTGCTCGCTGGAGTTCGAGGATCACCGTCCGCTCTACAACTGGTTCATCGAGCAACTCGGCATCTTTCCCTCGCGCCAGATCGAATTCGCGCGGCTCAACCTGACCCGCACGATCGTGACCAAGCGCAAGCTGCGCCAGCTGATCGAGGAAAACCACGTCAATGGCTGGGACGATCCGCGGATGCCGACCTTGCGCGGGATGCGGCGCCGTGGCTACACGCCCGAATCGATCAAGGAATTTATGGCCCGGGTTGGGGTGACGAAGTACAACAGCCGCACGGAGTTTGCGTTGCTGGAGCACTGCCTGCGTCAAGACCTCGAGAATCGGGCGCCGCGCCGGATGGCCGTGCTCGATCCGGTAAAGGTCACGATCACGAACTTCCCCGAGGGCGAAACCGAATGGTATGAAGGCCCGAATCACCCGGGCGACGAGTCTTTCGGCACGCGCAAGGTGCCGTTGACGCGCGAGATTTATATCGACCGCGACGACTTCATGGAAGACCCGCCCAAGAAGTACTTCCGCCTCGCACCGGGGCAGGAGGTGCGCCTGCGCTACGCCTGCTACATCACCTGCACCAAGGTGATCAAGGATGCCGACGGCAATATCGTGGAGCTGGAGGCGGAGTTCGACCCCGAGAGCCGTGGCGGCAGTACGCCCGACAACCGCAAGGTCAAGGGCACGATCCACTGGGTTAGCGCGACCGAAAATGTGCCCTTCGAGTGCCGTCTGTATGACCACCTCTTCCTCAGCGATGACCCGGAAGATCTGGAAGAGGGTAAGACCTTCCTCGACAACCTGAACCCGGATTCGCTGCAGGTGATCCAGTGCTATGGCGAGCCGGAGCTGGCGAAGCACGGGATGGGGGACATCGTCCAGTTTGAGCGCAAAGGCTACTATTGCGTCGACCTGGATTCTACACCCGACAAGTGGGTCTGGAACCGCACGGTATCGCTTAAGGATAGCTGGAGCAAAAAGGGTTAG
- the lpxB gene encoding lipid-A-disaccharide synthase produces the protein MPDSAPLLSAQVAGADVLIVAGEHSGDQHAARLVRELQSIRPDVSVAALGGPQLQKAGAGLLFDLTAHSVVGLVEVLKHYSFFKQLFDETLAWIERHRPKVVVFVDYPGFNLRLAKQLKERGLSRKGGGDVATYFYVSPQIWAWKAHRRFTMAEQLDELGVIFPFEVDTYADTSLPVKFVGHPFVEPDHVSPVDYDAQAPVLLLPGSRRQPVQRIFPTLLQTAAAAIKEDPSLRFTVIYAEDALKALMEEMLAAQPALQGNVDFAASGEPVAGRAVLTSSGTMSLACALAGLPGAILYRAHPVTYCIGRRVVKIRYLGMMNLILDRPMYPEFIQGQAQPARLVRELLALQSPSRVARAQQDAADLRAALTQERGESAAQRIAALMG, from the coding sequence ATGCCAGATTCTGCGCCTCTTCTTTCCGCCCAGGTGGCCGGGGCCGATGTGCTGATCGTCGCCGGTGAGCACTCGGGCGACCAACACGCCGCCCGGCTCGTGCGCGAGCTGCAGTCGATCCGCCCAGACGTATCCGTCGCTGCCCTCGGCGGACCGCAACTGCAGAAGGCCGGGGCAGGGCTGTTGTTCGACCTCACGGCACACAGCGTAGTGGGCCTGGTCGAGGTGCTGAAGCACTACAGCTTTTTCAAGCAGCTTTTCGATGAAACACTGGCCTGGATCGAGCGTCACCGGCCCAAGGTGGTCGTCTTTGTCGATTACCCGGGGTTCAACCTGCGACTGGCCAAGCAGCTGAAGGAGCGCGGGCTCAGCCGCAAGGGCGGGGGAGACGTGGCGACCTACTTCTACGTAAGCCCGCAAATCTGGGCCTGGAAGGCGCACCGCCGCTTTACCATGGCCGAGCAGCTCGACGAGCTGGGCGTGATTTTCCCATTTGAGGTCGATACCTACGCCGATACGAGCCTGCCGGTGAAGTTCGTGGGGCACCCCTTTGTCGAGCCCGACCACGTGAGCCCGGTAGATTACGATGCGCAGGCGCCTGTGCTGTTGTTGCCGGGCAGTCGTCGCCAGCCGGTGCAGCGCATTTTCCCCACGCTGCTGCAAACGGCGGCTGCGGCGATCAAGGAAGATCCATCGCTGCGCTTCACCGTGATTTATGCCGAAGACGCGCTCAAGGCGCTGATGGAGGAAATGCTGGCGGCACAGCCCGCGCTGCAGGGCAACGTCGACTTTGCGGCCAGTGGCGAGCCGGTCGCAGGGCGCGCAGTCTTGACCAGCTCGGGCACGATGTCGCTCGCTTGCGCGTTGGCGGGCCTGCCGGGTGCGATTCTTTATCGCGCGCACCCCGTCACGTACTGTATCGGGCGTCGGGTGGTCAAAATCCGCTACCTCGGCATGATGAACCTGATTCTCGACCGTCCGATGTATCCGGAGTTTATCCAGGGTCAGGCGCAACCGGCACGGCTCGTGCGCGAGCTTCTGGCCCTGCAGAGCCCGTCACGCGTTGCGCGGGCCCAGCAGGATGCGGCCGATCTTCGCGCTGCGCTGACTCAGGAGCGCGGCGAAAGTGCGGCCCAGCGGATCGCGGCGTTGATGGGGTAG
- a CDS encoding Gfo/Idh/MocA family oxidoreductase, whose protein sequence is MMEQAQASETKVKCGVVGVGSLGQHHARLYGALPEVELVGIYDASPERAAEIAERHGGRVYTSIEELGAACDAVSVVVPTNLHRDIALPLLAQGCHLLIEKPICASLQEAEEVLAAAKAANRIVQVGHIEHFNPVMSFLEENVHDPRFITAERLAPFTPRGTDVGVVLDLMIHDIGIILELVKSPLERVEAVGVNVLTAHEDIANARLVFENGCVANLNTSRVSLKKVREIRVFQPETYLSLNFMEQSGHLIRKQGVALDKQDIPIERDEPLKLELASFAETVRKAGDPKFSGDMGKTALEVAIHITDLIRSGWKR, encoded by the coding sequence ATGATGGAGCAAGCGCAGGCTTCCGAGACGAAAGTAAAATGTGGCGTGGTGGGTGTCGGCTCGCTCGGCCAACACCATGCCCGCCTCTACGGTGCCTTGCCGGAGGTCGAGCTGGTGGGGATCTACGATGCCAGCCCCGAGCGTGCGGCCGAGATTGCCGAGCGCCACGGGGGGCGAGTCTACACCAGCATCGAAGAGCTGGGTGCGGCCTGCGACGCCGTCAGCGTGGTCGTGCCGACCAACCTGCACCGCGACATCGCCCTGCCGCTGCTGGCCCAGGGCTGCCACTTGCTGATCGAAAAGCCGATCTGCGCCAGCCTGCAGGAGGCCGAAGAAGTGCTCGCCGCCGCCAAGGCTGCCAACCGCATCGTGCAGGTGGGCCACATCGAGCACTTCAACCCGGTGATGAGCTTCCTGGAGGAAAACGTGCACGATCCCCGCTTCATCACGGCGGAGCGCCTTGCGCCCTTCACGCCTCGCGGCACCGACGTCGGCGTAGTGCTCGACCTGATGATCCACGACATCGGCATCATTCTGGAGCTGGTCAAGAGCCCGCTGGAGCGTGTCGAGGCGGTGGGCGTGAATGTGCTGACGGCCCATGAAGACATCGCCAACGCGCGCCTCGTCTTCGAAAACGGCTGCGTCGCCAACCTCAACACCAGCCGCGTGAGCCTCAAGAAGGTGCGCGAAATTCGCGTCTTCCAGCCTGAGACCTACCTTTCGCTCAATTTCATGGAGCAGAGCGGCCACCTGATCCGCAAGCAGGGGGTGGCGCTGGACAAGCAGGATATCCCGATTGAGCGTGACGAGCCGCTCAAGCTGGAGCTGGCCTCGTTTGCTGAGACCGTGCGCAAGGCGGGCGACCCCAAATTTTCCGGCGACATGGGCAAGACCGCCCTCGAAGTCGCCATCCACATCACCGACCTGATTCGCTCGGGTTGGAAGCGCTAG
- the thrC gene encoding threonine synthase, with the protein MRYISTRGATEPMGFSEAVATGLAPDGGLLLPESFPDLSGELDAWSRLTYPELCEAFFRYFATDLAPEVLRDRIRRSYATFDHSKVAPLVRLDPKTFVLELFHGPTLAFKDFALQLLGNLYEEQIRRTGKPINVLGATSGDTGSAAIHGLLGKEGVNIFILYPRNGVAPLQERQMACTGAPNVHPIAVDGTFDDCQAIVKDLFGDLELKQRYNLSAINSINLARVMAQCVYYYAAWFQLPAKARENVEFVVPTGNFGNILAGWMTQKMGLPVRRFCVATNQNDILYRLFETGRYEVDSVQPSHAPSMDIQVASNFERFIYFHEKGDTARVKEIMQTFKATGRYTFEAFERDTFRASKATDGDIERIIADVYRRYGYIVDPHTATGFVDLDPAMTSVVLGTAHPAKFPDTLQQAIGSEPTAPALEELKARQLHRNELPAQAETIRQFIEQTVRL; encoded by the coding sequence ATGCGTTACATCTCCACGCGTGGTGCTACGGAGCCCATGGGTTTTTCCGAAGCGGTGGCCACCGGGCTCGCCCCGGACGGCGGCCTGCTGCTGCCCGAATCTTTCCCCGACCTCAGCGGGGAGCTCGATGCCTGGTCTCGGTTGACCTACCCGGAGTTGTGCGAGGCGTTTTTCCGCTATTTCGCGACCGACCTCGCGCCCGAGGTGCTGCGCGACCGCATTCGCCGCAGCTACGCGACCTTCGATCATTCCAAGGTGGCTCCGCTGGTCCGCCTCGACCCGAAGACCTTCGTGCTCGAGCTGTTCCACGGCCCCACGCTGGCCTTCAAGGATTTTGCGCTGCAGCTCTTGGGTAACCTCTATGAGGAGCAGATCCGCCGCACAGGCAAGCCGATCAATGTGCTCGGCGCGACAAGTGGCGACACCGGCTCGGCCGCCATCCACGGCCTGCTGGGCAAGGAAGGCGTCAACATTTTCATCCTCTACCCGCGCAACGGCGTGGCACCGCTGCAGGAGCGGCAGATGGCCTGCACGGGCGCCCCCAACGTCCACCCGATCGCGGTCGATGGCACCTTCGACGATTGCCAGGCCATCGTGAAGGACCTCTTTGGCGATCTGGAGCTGAAGCAGCGCTACAACCTCAGCGCGATCAACTCGATCAACCTCGCGCGGGTGATGGCGCAGTGCGTCTATTATTATGCCGCGTGGTTCCAGCTGCCGGCCAAGGCGCGCGAAAACGTGGAATTTGTGGTGCCGACGGGTAACTTCGGCAACATTCTCGCCGGTTGGATGACCCAGAAGATGGGCCTGCCGGTCAGGCGCTTCTGCGTCGCCACCAACCAGAACGACATCCTCTACCGCCTCTTCGAGACGGGCCGCTACGAGGTCGATTCCGTCCAGCCGAGCCATGCCCCGAGCATGGACATCCAGGTGGCCAGCAACTTCGAGCGCTTCATCTACTTTCACGAAAAGGGCGATACGGCCCGCGTGAAAGAGATCATGCAGACCTTCAAGGCGACTGGCCGCTACACCTTTGAAGCCTTCGAGCGCGATACCTTCCGCGCCTCCAAGGCTACCGATGGCGATATCGAGCGCATCATTGCCGACGTCTACCGCCGCTACGGCTATATCGTGGATCCGCACACGGCCACGGGTTTTGTCGATCTCGACCCGGCGATGACGAGCGTCGTGCTCGGCACAGCCCACCCGGCGAAGTTCCCGGACACGCTGCAGCAGGCCATCGGCTCCGAGCCGACCGCGCCGGCGCTGGAAGAACTCAAGGCCCGCCAGCTGCACCGCAACGAGTTGCCCGCGCAGGCCGAGACGATCCGCCAGTTCATCGAGCAGACGGTGCGCTTGTAA
- a CDS encoding hemerythrin family protein — protein MSLVWNDRYTTGHPRVDEQHKSLFAYLNDLEGLLRLRECDTPMVENLIRSLGVYVRIHFACEESCMEIHRCPNAEKNKREHAIFLREFNSFREAWRQEGPSLERLQMLHRASEAWIVQHIFKVDQELGETLKERDYNLAQRESHIRWEAVAN, from the coding sequence ATGAGTCTGGTCTGGAACGATCGCTATACCACGGGGCACCCCCGTGTCGACGAGCAACACAAGTCGCTTTTTGCGTATTTGAACGACCTTGAAGGCCTACTGCGCCTTCGTGAGTGTGACACGCCTATGGTGGAAAACCTGATCCGCTCTCTGGGCGTGTATGTGCGCATTCACTTCGCCTGCGAGGAATCGTGCATGGAGATCCACCGCTGCCCCAATGCAGAGAAGAACAAGCGCGAGCACGCCATCTTTTTGCGCGAGTTCAACAGCTTTCGCGAGGCATGGCGGCAGGAGGGCCCCTCGCTGGAGCGCCTGCAGATGCTGCACCGTGCGAGCGAGGCGTGGATCGTGCAGCATATCTTCAAGGTCGACCAGGAGCTGGGCGAGACCCTGAAGGAGCGCGACTACAATTTGGCGCAACGCGAATCGCATATCCGCTGGGAGGCCGTGGCCAACTAG
- a CDS encoding cytochrome c biogenesis protein ResB, whose product MKPLLKFFSSLQLTVILLIASVALVFFGTLDQARYGIYQAQHQYFEHVVALWHYPEQWPAADVLGWLQLPIPGGYLIGPLLIVNLICAHFRYFRASWKKLGIVLIHSGVTLLLIGQLWTQIKQDEYFLWLNEGTQKNFVEHFYDNEIVVIEKDVNGQDLVTAWPVKPLSFRDRPVLRSSTLPFHVQVLEYFPNAIVQSRAMTPEGASDAAQFYQVDRGIVSERDLTVLPARVSYQQGAENWGTAIVELQGPGGQPLGRWVVSEAFRQERPMIMWFPPQVFEYNGKTYEIALRKERQYLPASIELVDFSHDRYPGTEVPYNFSSDVRIHEEGRDHARDARIYMNHPLRYEGLTFYQASFADADTASMFQVVRNPAQAIPYISCILVTIGLLFQFILGLFQGVIRRRKTETSQA is encoded by the coding sequence GTGAAACCACTGCTCAAGTTTTTCAGCTCCCTCCAACTGACCGTCATCCTGCTGATCGCCAGCGTGGCCTTGGTCTTCTTCGGCACCCTCGACCAAGCCCGCTACGGCATCTACCAGGCTCAGCATCAATATTTCGAGCACGTAGTGGCGCTCTGGCACTACCCGGAGCAATGGCCGGCGGCCGATGTGCTCGGCTGGCTCCAGTTGCCGATCCCTGGGGGCTACCTCATCGGCCCGCTGCTGATCGTCAACCTGATCTGCGCGCACTTCCGCTACTTCCGGGCGAGCTGGAAGAAGCTGGGCATCGTGCTGATCCACTCCGGCGTCACCCTGCTGCTGATTGGTCAGCTCTGGACCCAGATCAAGCAGGACGAGTATTTCCTGTGGCTCAACGAAGGCACGCAGAAGAATTTCGTGGAGCACTTTTACGACAACGAAATCGTCGTGATCGAAAAGGACGTGAACGGTCAGGACCTCGTCACCGCATGGCCAGTCAAGCCGCTCAGCTTCCGCGACCGCCCGGTGCTGCGCTCGTCTACCCTGCCCTTCCATGTGCAGGTGCTCGAATACTTTCCCAACGCCATCGTCCAATCCCGAGCCATGACGCCTGAAGGAGCCAGTGACGCCGCTCAGTTTTATCAGGTGGACCGCGGGATCGTGAGCGAGCGCGACCTGACGGTGCTGCCCGCCCGTGTCAGCTACCAGCAGGGCGCGGAAAACTGGGGCACGGCTATCGTGGAGCTGCAAGGCCCCGGAGGACAGCCGCTCGGTCGCTGGGTCGTCTCGGAAGCCTTCCGCCAAGAGCGCCCCATGATCATGTGGTTCCCGCCCCAGGTCTTCGAATACAACGGCAAAACCTACGAGATCGCCCTGCGCAAGGAGCGCCAATACCTGCCCGCGTCCATCGAGCTGGTCGACTTCTCGCACGACCGCTACCCGGGCACCGAAGTCCCCTACAACTTCTCCAGCGACGTGCGCATCCATGAAGAGGGCCGCGACCACGCTCGCGACGCCCGTATCTACATGAACCACCCGCTGCGCTACGAAGGCCTGACCTTCTACCAGGCCTCCTTTGCCGATGCCGACACCGCTTCGATGTTCCAGGTGGTGCGCAACCCGGCTCAGGCCATCCCCTACATCTCCTGCATCCTCGTCACCATCGGCCTGCTCTTCCAGTTCATCCTGGGTCTCTTCCAGGGCGTCATCCGTCGTCGCAAAACCGAGACCTCCCAAGCATGA
- the ccsA gene encoding cytochrome c biogenesis protein CcsA, with product MKFSARYIFYALLALLIGSLLWRQFRPTNYHTEINLTGLGALPVQASGRIMPIDSVARINLLLIAQKDHYQNAEGERREALNWLADLWFDPAAAAQAPIFRIDHPDIKDILHAESEKKKYFSLMELMPHLQTLEEQFQLIDPEPTKRDPYQSALSKLHTALSIYDGLADQVVASPLSQEVSTAEATYDFIAGLGKAVEQPPEDPMMAEQLNQIRRDLQVFYSQQARANMIQPFPSKQGASAPIERQSNVPSAADVQADSWRSLPGILLATLEGERMPATLRQWAILAHAYRNGHIEQFDMQVKLLNDQYHERLAGLDHKVRFEMFLNQLNPFLFSEIVYILAFLLAALSWIFAPKTLRPAAYILMILAFLMHTYGLGGRIYIQERPPVTTLYSSAIFIGWFVILLCWLIEDRFRYGFATAAGSAIGYATLIIAAHLMKQEGDTMGVMRAVLDSNFWLATHVPTVTIGYSATFLAGFLGIIYLLLARIPNGMNKDAEKALRGMVYGTTCFALLFSFVGTVLGGIWADQSWGRFWGWDPKENGALMIVLWGAAMLHARWGRVIGPTGFMQMALVGNIITAWSWFGTNMLGIGLHSYGFMDKAFYALMGFILSQLLLIVIAAVIPPRPELPERL from the coding sequence ATGAAGTTCTCCGCCCGTTACATTTTTTACGCCCTGCTGGCCCTGCTCATCGGTAGCTTGCTCTGGCGGCAGTTCCGCCCCACCAACTACCATACCGAGATCAACCTGACAGGGCTCGGGGCCCTGCCCGTGCAAGCCAGCGGCCGCATCATGCCGATCGACAGCGTGGCACGGATCAACCTCCTCCTGATCGCGCAGAAGGACCACTACCAAAACGCCGAAGGCGAACGCCGCGAGGCGCTCAACTGGCTGGCCGACCTGTGGTTCGACCCGGCCGCAGCCGCCCAGGCCCCCATTTTCCGGATCGACCACCCGGACATTAAGGACATCCTCCACGCCGAAAGCGAAAAGAAGAAATACTTCTCGCTGATGGAACTGATGCCCCACCTCCAGACGCTGGAGGAACAATTCCAACTGATCGACCCCGAGCCGACCAAGCGCGACCCTTATCAAAGCGCTTTGTCCAAGCTGCACACGGCCCTTTCGATCTACGACGGCCTCGCGGATCAAGTCGTGGCCTCGCCCCTGAGCCAGGAAGTCTCCACGGCGGAAGCCACCTACGACTTCATTGCCGGCCTCGGCAAAGCGGTCGAACAGCCGCCGGAAGACCCGATGATGGCGGAGCAGCTCAACCAGATCCGCCGCGACCTGCAGGTGTTCTACAGCCAGCAGGCCCGGGCCAACATGATCCAACCCTTCCCGTCGAAGCAAGGCGCGAGCGCCCCCATCGAGCGCCAGAGCAACGTGCCCTCCGCTGCCGACGTGCAGGCCGACAGCTGGCGCAGCCTCCCCGGCATTCTGCTCGCCACCCTCGAAGGCGAGCGCATGCCCGCCACCCTGCGCCAGTGGGCCATCCTCGCCCACGCCTACCGCAACGGCCACATCGAGCAGTTCGACATGCAGGTGAAGCTGCTGAACGACCAGTATCACGAGCGGCTCGCGGGGCTCGACCACAAGGTGCGCTTCGAGATGTTCCTCAACCAGCTGAACCCGTTCCTGTTCAGTGAGATCGTCTACATCCTCGCCTTCCTGCTCGCTGCCCTCAGCTGGATCTTTGCGCCCAAGACGCTGCGCCCGGCCGCCTACATCCTGATGATTTTGGCCTTCCTGATGCACACCTACGGCCTCGGCGGGCGGATCTACATTCAGGAGCGCCCCCCGGTCACCACGCTGTATTCGTCCGCCATCTTCATCGGCTGGTTTGTCATTCTGCTCTGCTGGCTGATCGAAGACCGCTTCCGCTACGGCTTTGCCACCGCCGCCGGCTCCGCCATCGGCTACGCCACGCTGATCATTGCCGCCCACCTGATGAAGCAGGAAGGCGACACCATGGGCGTCATGCGCGCGGTGCTCGATAGCAACTTCTGGCTGGCTACCCACGTGCCCACCGTGACGATCGGCTACTCCGCCACCTTCCTCGCAGGTTTCCTCGGCATCATTTACCTCCTGCTCGCGCGCATTCCCAACGGCATGAACAAAGACGCCGAAAAGGCCTTGCGCGGTATGGTCTACGGCACCACCTGCTTTGCCCTGCTCTTCAGCTTTGTCGGCACTGTGCTCGGCGGTATCTGGGCCGACCAGAGCTGGGGGCGCTTCTGGGGTTGGGACCCGAAAGAAAACGGGGCACTCATGATCGTGCTCTGGGGCGCCGCTATGCTGCACGCCCGCTGGGGTCGCGTAATCGGGCCCACCGGCTTTATGCAGATGGCCCTCGTGGGCAACATCATCACCGCCTGGAGCTGGTTCGGCACCAACATGCTCGGCATCGGCCTGCACAGCTACGGCTTTATGGACAAGGCTTTCTATGCGCTGATGGGCTTCATCCTGAGCCAACTGCTGCTGATCGTCATCGCGGCGGTCATTCCTCCCCGACCGGAGTTGCCGGAGCGCCTGTAA